One Lutzomyia longipalpis isolate SR_M1_2022 chromosome 4, ASM2433408v1 DNA segment encodes these proteins:
- the LOC129795989 gene encoding uncharacterized protein LOC129795989, with protein MEEVPLLCVNDERRKKRAEEVLKTFKFNADSLSEDLSDDINDTSDCSSKLSDPFSDMEEKIVPQAAAGKRRMTKIEADCMLMSSFTPNFMSVQKEMLNELQTDEVICSDFQTKRNYTYLDRREPKESDERIRRRIQDMLTSCGIKSPAPVSRATESPDKPLSTGAPSPLEMYAMLQGKSPMSDADNSSLSAVWRMLDAQSVENGFPVTPFGYNVFEDKRLEWMTRKESSWNDREDIREKCENWLKNIE; from the exons AGTGCCTTTGCTGTGTGTAAATGATGAGAGACGCAAAAAACGTGCTGAAGAAGTGTTAAAGACATTCAAATTCAATGCAGACTCCCTCAGTGAGGATCTCTCGGACGACATCAATGACACATCTGATTGCAGTAGCAAATTATCGGATCCTTTTTCGGATATGGAGGAGAAGATTGTGCCACAAGCAGCTGCTGGGAAAAGG CGAATGACCAAGATTGAGGCTGATTGTATGCTAATGTCCAGCTTTACACCCAACTTCATGTCCGTGCAGAAAGAGATGCTGAATGAGCTGCAAACGGATGAGGTAATTTGTTCGGATTTTCAAACAAAGCGCAACTACACGTACCTCGATAGGAGAGAGCCCAAGGAGAGTGATGAGAGGATTAGACGAAGGATTCAGGATATGCTCACATCGTGCGGAATTAAGTCTCCAGCACCTGTAAGTCGCGCCACGGAGTCACCTGATAAACCCCTATCAACGGGAGCCCCGTCACCCCTGGAAATGTACGCAATGCTCCAAGGAAAGTCCCCAATGAGTGATGCAGACAATAGTTCCTTGTCAGCCGTTTGGAGGATGTTGGATGCGCAATCGGTGGAAAATGGATTTCCCGTCACACCATTTGGGTACAATGTTTTTGAAGATAAACGCCTCGAATGGATGACAAGGAAGGAGTCCTCGTGGAATGACAGGGAAGACATCCGGGAGAAATGCGAGAATTGGCTTaagaatattgaataa
- the LOC129795987 gene encoding L-threonine 3-dehydrogenase, mitochondrial has protein sequence MLFTRVLQTLPPSLKQGFRLLHQARGSPPRILITGGLGQLGTECAKLLRSHFGKESVILSDIIKPSQAIVESGPYIFADILDFKGLQKIVVDYRVDWLIHFSALLSAIGEQNVPLAVRVNIEGVHNVIELAKQYKLRIFVPSTIGAFGPDSPRNPTPNVTIQRPRTIYGVSKVHAELIGEYYHHKFGLDFRCLRFPGVISSDAPGGGTTDYAVSIFYDALKSGHFVSYLRPDTRLPMIHIEDCLRALLEFMTAPQENLKRRAYNVTAMSFTPEELVAELAKHVPELRVTYKPDSRQLIADSWPQVFDDSEARADWGWKPNYNLQDLVEMMVGDVRKILTKNGQIEASA, from the exons ATGCTGTTCACGCGAGTGCTGCAAACACTTCCGCCATCCCTAAAGCAGGGATTTCGGCTACTTCATCAAGCCAGGGGATCACCACCACGAATCCTCATTACTG GGGGGCTAGGACAGCTGGGGACCGAATGTGCCAAATTGCTGAGAAGTCATTTTGGGAAGGAGTCTGTGATACTGTCGGACATTATAAAGCCAAGTCAGGCAATTGTGGAGAGTGGACCATACATTTTTGctgatattctggattttaaA GGTCTGCAGAAAATTGTAGTGGACTACCGTGTGGATTGGCTCATTCACTTTTCAGCCCTCCTGAGTGCGATTGGGGAGCAAAATGTCCCACTCGCGGTGAGGGTTAACATCGAGGGGGTGCACAATGTCATTGAATTGGCCAAACAGTATAAACTACGTATTTTTGTACCCAGTACAATTGGTGCCTTTGGACCTGACTCACCTAGGAATCCCACACCAAATGTTACC ATTCAACGACCACGAACAATCTATGGGGTGTCGAAGGTGCACGCTGAACTAATTGGCGAGTACTATCATCACAAATTTGGCTTGGATTTCCGTTGTTTGCGCTTTCCCGGGGTCATTTCAAGTGATGCACCTGGTGGTGGTACAACAG ATTACGCCGTGAGCATTTTCTACGATGCCCTCAAGAGTGGGCATTTTGTGAGCTACCTACGACCAGATACACGTCTACCGATGATTCACATTGAAGATTGTCTCAG GGCTCTGCTGGAATTTATGACGGCTCCACAGGAGAATTTGAAGAGAAGAGCCTACAATGTCACCGCCATGTCCTTCACGCCCGAAGAATTGGTGGCGGAATTGGCAAAGCACGTACCAGAACTAAGGGTCACATATAAACCCGATAGTCGGCAGCTAATTG CGGACTCATGGCCTCAAGTATTTGATGACTCGGAAGCACGAGCTGATTGGGGATGGAAGCCAAATTACAATTTGCAGGATTTGGTGGAAATGATGGTGGGCGATGTGAGGAAGATTCTCACGAAGAATGGGCAAATTGAAGCATCAGCATAG
- the LOC129794488 gene encoding uncharacterized protein LOC129794488, whose translation MPAVNEVPKKKTYKAMKTSFFTHPSDVEKYFVLGGDTIRNLDVFDIHEGLELISKDGFKNCTILGSGDILIQTQNAQQIEALKAAKTFGAKKLPVSISENGVLNQSHALIRCKHIMKIKLERISEKLADQHVINVQRLKKKEGNTWIDTPTHLLTFNTPVCPAEVRVGFIHLKTELYIPAPFRCVICQKIGHTKKRCSSSAKHLCGFCAQDYHGNEQCTSPAKCVNCNGSHPSFSKTCPIYLEEREINAIRVTMRIPYNLARQEFRKRFAIFTIQRHAFSGVFKIINGYNHLPSYGQLSFFTH comes from the exons ATGCCCGCTGTAAATGAAGTGCCAAAAAAGAAGACATACAAAGCTATGAAGACATCATTCTTTACACATCCCTCGGATGTAGAAAAGTACTTCGTCTTGGGAGGAGACACCATAAGGAATCTTGATGTATTCGACATCCACGAGGGTCTTGAGCTCATAAGCAAAGATGGGTTCAAAAACTGCACAATTCTCGGAAGTGGCGACATTCTCATACAAACGCAAAATGCACAGCAAATTGAGGCACTGAAGGCAGCAAAAACTTTTGGGGCTAAAAAGCTTCCAGTTTCAATTTCTGAGAATGGTGTGCTTAATCAGTCACATGCACTGATTCGCTGCAAACAcatcatgaaaattaaacttgAACGTATTTCCGAGAAATTGGCCGATCAGCATGTTATCAATGTGCAGcgtttgaagaagaaagagGGCAACACATGGATCGACACACCAACACATTTGCTCACCTTCAACACCCCTGTATGCCCAGCGGAAGTACGGGTAggatttatccacctcaaaaCCGAACTGTACATACCTGCCCCATTCAGGTGTGTTATATGTCAAAAGATCGGACACACCAAGAAACGCTGCAGTTCATCGGCGAAGCATCTTTGTGGGTTTTGTGCCCAAGATTATCACGGGAATGAGCAATGCACCTCACCGGCAAAGTGCGTCAACTGTAATGGGTCTCATCCCAGCTTCAGCAAGACATGCCCCATTTATTTGGAAGAACGGGAGATCAACGCTATTCGCGTGACTATGCGAATCCCATACAATCTTGCCAGACAGGAATTTAGGAAAC GTTTTGCAATCTTCACCATCCAAAGGCATGCCTTCAGTGGTGTCTTCAAGATCATCAATGGATACAACCACCTCCCATCCTACGGGCAACTCTCATTCTTCACTCACTAA
- the LOC129795981 gene encoding protein artichoke, with protein sequence MLTMGFVISLLLCGTFVALASAQRDTSYCPPQEIILPCRCSQRGDEVQIWCSHSDLPRVLTGIKSVAKTMNHRQIDELILENNLLPSFPGRAFSPLRVLRLMLRHNGLERLSSGWLNDLEDSLVEVFIVERNLRSIPVDSLTGLRKLEAVTIQSESLKRAPDFSNLPRLRYVNIQSSSLIELSPMGFRQLINLDTVTITGSGKLNRLEAGLFHDLPRLKSIDVSNNGINWIHLRALARLPQLKVLKLSGNRITDAGMVGRAIKDLGNLEVLKLDSNRITTLGEGSFVDLPSLRELHLNSNAITEIHHGAFHRTPNLKVVHLESNYLRRVHPESFLQASGSGVEFLHLQENEIGRIEELRSMLDALPRLKFLDLSHNRLEIIPFGALRGHGTLEQLYLDNNMIRMIDRDAFMAMPGLRELRLKNNSLSDILPMPFWNLPGLKGLDLSENHFQRIEPQLLMGLPSLRRLDVSKNTLIDINPSSFVRTAMLETIDLSGNGLSALHPGLFRNLDRLFEIDISDNHLQDMLTGLPMAVERVTVRNNKISSLVQGQATLHLPNVRMLDMSGNMLQRVPRGTFQQMPQLRSLNLAQNGILGLDDDSLAGLMRLESLDLKDNRIVHLHERSLATVPTLIDLNLQNNRLEEISNQLLVNLPQLKRLDLSRNSISLIPPETFRQTRSIEALDLSSNSMRELPASLAGLTELREIDLSYNNLVDLPPDVIASWRSLEELRAASNKVTALRSGSFRNLPMLQYLDVSSNEMRAMEMGAIRNLPELQELVLADNHLHNIPDRVFENLPNLQAVHLQQNFLSSIGPNAFYRTPSIVYLNLSANNFRDLEQTALRSVRSLEVLDLSNNGLRRVTSSPLRQLDWLVELNLDNNRICRVQGEPFATMPRLRVLSLRNNRMTTMSEATFRNLRTNIAILDLDGNPLDCSCNLMWYHSWLMENDFQLPGPRCRDGTMLRDIRLSRSDCQDADSRNSQLNLPLTNEHGDIFARQLDDGPCEDVPYEEYQGNLPPSPEESDYFEKYVDYPLNDTNSLANASLGNAATPLNLTNTILHANPDNLRPPPPPPPGPGAAFTFFGLPLTTLGLGRLWGQGRGNTERSDTVGSRGRGRVQVYRPDDPELLKLLGKTKKPQSGNPSGAGSPMAKENPQYYRPYFQTPFQEPAQVQKGGFVPMLPGVAGGFMPINDPYGNATNSTDALGKNTTNDTWPQEFQEEVPLVTETPRRIVVKGQPVKRGPIVIEADSQDAPKRNAELQNDADRKDEESLAEAPTTASPVQEVISDLNDISRHEEVDLAAPVEDAASSYPRPDFTKEHKFWENPTGDTSGSLSALVAPGAQQGSLKGPPGRSTITKVFTPAPIAVQNIPATEEYLHSQGQDNEVDSNDFVTSTSVVESHMQEPKSRADMDWYYRSYNQTPTSRDFDYTFDKIRRNSASTAHPFPLGLFPLLLVNFLILRHVL encoded by the exons ATGCTGACAATGGGCTTTGTGATTTCGTTGCTACTCTGTGGCACATTTGTGGCATTAGCTAGCGCCCAGAGGGACACCTCCTATTGCCCACCGCAGGAAATTATTCTACCCTGTCGATGTTCCCAGCGTGGGGATGAAGTGCAAATATG GTGCTCTCATAGTGATCTCCCGCGTGTTCTGACTGGCATAAAATCCGTGGCTAAAACAATGAATCACCGACAAATTGATGAGCTAATCCTGGAGAATAATCTCCTGCCATCCTTCCCAGGACGCGCATTCTCTCCACTGAGGGTGCTGCGCCTCATGTTGCGCCACAATGGTCTTGAACGTCTCTCCAGTGGATGGCTGAATGATCTCGAAGATAGCCTCGTGGAGGTTTTTATTGTTGAAAGGAATCTCCGGAGTATCCCTGTTGATAGCCTCACTGGGCTAAGGAAACTCGAAGCTGTCACCATTCAGAGTGAGAGCCTAAAGAGAGCTCCGGATTTCTCTAATCTCCCCCGTCTTCGGTACGTCAACATCCAGAGCTCATCCCTCATTGAACTCTCCCCGATGGGCTTTAGGCAGCTCATAAATCTCGACACTGTCACAATCACAGGGAGTGGGAAGCTGAATCGCCTCGAAGCTGGGCTTTTTCACGATCTTCCACGCCTCAAATCCATCGATGTATCCAATAATGGCATCAACTGGATTCATCTGCGTGCCCTGGCGCGTCTGCCGCAGCTGAAAGTCCTCAAATTGAGTGGGAATCGCATCACAGATGCGGGAATGGTGGGAAGAGCCATAAAAGATCTGGGAAATTTGGAAGTTCTCAAACTCGACTCAAATCGCATAACAACCCTCGGTGAGGGAAGTTTCGTGGACTTACCCTCCCTGAGGGAGCTTCATCTCAACAGCAATGCCATCACCGAGATTCACCACGGGGCCTTCCATCGAACACCAAATCTCAAAGTTGTCCACCTCGAAAGTAACTACCTGCGTCGCGTTCATCCGGAATCCTTCCTTCAGGCATCCGGAAGTGGTGTGGAATTCCTCCATTTGCAGGAGAATGAAATTGGGCGCATTGAGGAGCTACGTTCAATGCTTGACGCCCTGCCACGGCTTAAATTTCTCGATCTCAGTCACAATCGCCTGGAGATCATTCCCTTTGGTGCTCTCCGGGGGCACGGGACGCTGGAACAACTCTACCTGGACAACAATATGATCCGTATGATTGATCGGGATGCCTTTATGGCAATGCCAGGCCTCCGGGAATTGCGCCTGAAGAATAATTCCCTCTCAGACATCCTCCCGATGCCATTTTGGAATTTACCCGGACTCAAGGGGTTGGATTTGTCTGAAAATCACTTCCAGCGCATCGAACCACAACTCCTCATGGGCCTCCCCTCCTTGCGACGTCTCGATGTCTCCAAGAATACCCTAATTGACATTAATCCTTCATCCTTTGTGCGCACAGCAATGCTGGAGACAATTGATTTGTCCGGCAATGGATTGTCTGCCCTTCATCCGGGACTCTTCCGGAATCTGGATCGTCTCTTTGAGATTGACATCAGTGACAATCATCTGCAGGATATGCTGACAGGACTCCCAATGGCCGTTGAGCGTGTCACGGTgcgcaataataaaatatcctcCCTTGTGCAGGGACAGGCGACACTCCATCTGCCCAATGTGAGGATGTTGGATATGAGTGGGAATATGCTACAGCGTGTCCCACGTGGAACATTCCAGCAGATGCCACAGCTGAGGTCACTGAATCTCGCACAAAATGGCATTTTGGGCTTGGATGATGACAGCCTGGCGGGGTTGATGCGCCTCGAGAGTCTCGATCTCAAGGATAACCGGATTGTTCATTTGCACGAACGAAGTCTCGCCACAGTTCCCACCCTCATTGATCTCAATCTACAAAATAATCGCCTCGAGGAGATCAGCAATCAACTCCTGGTGAATCTACCGCAGCTCAAACGATTGGATTTATCACGAAACAGCATCTCCCTCATCCCGCCGGAAACATTCCGGCAAACTCGTTCAATTGAAGCACTCGATCTCTCAAGTAATAGCATGCGGGAGCTTCCTGCAAGCTTAGCTGGACTCACGGAACTCCGTGAAATTGATTTGAGCTACAATAATCTCGTGGATCTCCCACCGGACGTCATTGCATCCTGGCGTAGCTTAGAGGAACTCCGTGCGGCAAGCAATAAAGTCACAGCCCTTCGAAGTGGCTCCTTCCGGAATCTCCCAATGCTGCAGTACCTCGATGTTTCGAGCAATGAAATGCGCGCCATGGAAATGGGAGCTATAAGAAATCTCCCGGAGCTGCAGGAACTCGTCCTTGCGGACAATCATTTGCACAATATCCCTGACCGGGTATTTGAGAATCTTCCAAATCTCCAAGCTGTTCATCTGCAGCAAAACTTCCTATCTTCCATCGGGCCAAATGCCTTCTATCGCACCCCATCAATTGTCTACCTCAATCTTTCGGCAAATAACTTCCGGGACTTGGAACAGACGGCACTGCGATCCGTACGCAGCCTGGAAGTGTTGGATTTATCCAATAATGGCCTCCGGAGGGTCACATCATCCCCCCTGCGTCAACTTGATTGGCTTGTGGAGCTGAATTTGGACAATAATCGCATCTGTCGCGTTCAGGGAGAACCCTTTGCCACCATGCCACGCCTTCGGGTGCTGAGCTTGCGGAATAATCGCATGACAACCATGTCTGAGGCTACCTTCCGCAATCTCCGGACAAATATTGCCATTTTGGATCTCGATGGGAATCCCCTGGATTGCTCATGCAATCTCATGTGGTACCATTCGTGGTTGATGGAGAATGATTTTCAACTTCCAGGGCCCCGATGTCGGGATGGAACAATGCTCCGGGATATCCGGTTAAGTCGATCTGATTGCCAGGATGCGGATTCACGCAATAGCCAGCTGAATCTTCCACTAACCAATGAGCATGGAGACATTTTTGCACGACAATTGGATGATGGTCCATGCGAGGATGTTCCCTATGAGGAGTATCAAGGGAATCTACCACCATCTCCGGAAGAGAGTGACTACTTTGAGAAGTATGTGGATTATCCACTAAATGACACCAATTCCCTAGCCAATGCATCCCTGGGCAATGCTGCAACACCTCTGAATCTCACAAACACCATCCTCCATGCGAATCCTGACAATTTGCGACCCCCACCACCTCCACCACCTGGCCCAGGAGCAGCATTCACCTTCTTTGGGCTTCCCCTGACAACTCTTGGCCTCGGGCGGCTCTGGGGTCAGGGACGTGGGAATACCGAGAGATCTGACACGGTGGGATCCCGTGGACGTGGAAGGGTTCAGGTCTACCGTCCAGATGACCCAGAATTGCTGAAACTTCTCGGGAAGACGAAGAAACCCCAATCGGGGAATCCCAGTGGTGCAGGAAGTCCAATGGCCAAGGAAAACCCACAATACTACCGCCCATACTTCCAGACACCCTTCCAGGAACCTGCCCAAGTGCAAAAAGGTGGCTTTGTACCCATGCTTCCGGGTGTTGCTGGTGGTTTTATGCCCATCAATGATCCCTATGGGAATGCCACAAATTCCACAG ACGCTTTGGggaaaaatacaacaaatgATACGTGGCCACAGGAATTCCAGGAAGAAGTCCCCTTAGTCACTGAAACACCCCGGAGGATTGTTGTAAAGGGGCAACCTGTTAAACGGGGTCCAATTGTTATTGAAGCTGACTCCCAGGATGCTCCCAAGAGGAATGCCGAATTGCAAAATGATGCAGACAGGAAGGATGAAGAATCCTTAGCAGAAGCCCCAACAACCGCATCTCCTGTCCAGGAAGTAATTTCCGATCTCAATGACATTTCCCGGCATGAGGAGGTTGACTTGGCAGCACCTGTGGAGGATGCAGCTTCCTCCTATCCTCGTCCTGACTTTACGAAGGAGCACAAATTCTGGGAGAATCCAACGGGTGATACATCCGGTTCCCTGTCTGCCCTTGTAGCTCCCGGAGCGCAACAGGGCAGCCTCAAAGGTCCCCCCGGCCGATCAACAATCACCAAAGTCTTCACCCCAGCACCGATTGCAGTGCAAAATATCCCAGCCACAGAGGAATACCTCCATAGTCAGGGGCAGGACAATGAAGTAGATTCCAATGATTTCGTTACGAGCACATcagtggtggaatcccacatGCAGGAGCCCAAGAGTCGTGCTGACATGGATTGGTACTACAGAAGCTACAATCAAACACCAACAAGTAGGGATTTTGACTACACCTTCGACAAAATACGCAGAAATTCCGCCTCAACCGCCCATCCCTTCCCCCTGGGGCTTTTCCCCCTTCTCCTGGTTAACTTCCTCATCCTGAGGCatgttttgtaa